In the genome of Planctomyces sp. SH-PL62, the window TCCCGCCGACGTGACGCGGATCCTCGGCAATGAGCCGGCGGTCACCTACCTCGGCTTCGGCGTCGTCTTCCTCGCCGCCAAGCGCGACGACCTGGCCGTCAGGGCGTTCGAGCGGGGCCTGGTCTACGACGACACCAACCCCCAGATCCCCCTGCTTTTGGCCGAGACCTACCTGAAGTCCAACCAGGGCGACAAGGCCCTGGCGCTGGTGGACCGCTACATCAAGCGGCAGCCGAAGGGGGTCGAGGCTTACGAGCTGCTCGCCAAGGTGCTCAAGGCGCTCAACCAGGAAGACCGGATCACCCCCCGGCTGGAAGAGGCCTCCGGCCGAGACCCCAAGAACGTGCCGCTCCAGTACGTGCTGGCCGACCGCTACCGCGAGACCGGCCAGGTCGACAAGGCCGAGGCCCTGTACAAGGGGCTGCTGGCGAGCCAGCCGGACCCCCTGACCTATCGGGCCCTGGCCGCCTCGCTGCTCAAGCGCAAGAAGGCCGGCGACCTCCTGAAAGTGCTGTGCGAGGCCATCGGCCGTCCCCAGGGGTTCGAGGCCGTCATGCCCCAGCTCCAGGTCGTGGCGACCGACGACGCGCTCGCCGAGGAAATGCTCGACGAGGGGCTCAAGCAGCTTTCCGCCGACCCCCCGGGGCTCCCCCAGGCCCCCGCGTTCACCGTCCTGAGCATCATCGCCAACCCGGACCGTGGGGACCAGAAGACCCCCCGGCTGGAACGACTGCTCAAGCTCCAACGCCTCATGCTCGAACGGTCCCCGAACCCCAAGCTCTACCTCGAAGTCGTCGACACCCAGCGCCGGCTGGACCAGTTCGGTGACGCCGCCGCGACCCTGGAAGAGATGTTCGCCAAGTACCCGAGCGAGCGCAAGGCCCGCTACCTGTTCTTCCTGGCGAGCTTCTACCGCAAGACCGACCGGGACGCCAAGGCCCTGGAGACGGCCCGCGAGGCCGTGAAGATCGAGCCCACGGACCCCGACACCCAGGCCCAGGCCGCCAACCTCCTGGCGGAGCTCGGCCAGCTCGACGAGGCCGTGCCGCTCTTCCAGAAGCTCATCAAGGACGAGCCCGGCAACCCGATGTACGAGTTCATGTTCGGCGGCTTGCTCGCCAAGTACGGCCGCAACGAGGAAGCCGTCAAGTTCTTCAAGGAGATGCTCGACCGCAACGCCGGCAAGGACGAGATCGCCAAGCTGATCCGCTCCAACCTGTCGATCGTCTACGTCAACCAGGGGGACTACGCCAAGGGCGAGGCCGAGCTGGAGACCGTCCTCGAACGCTTCCCCGAAGACCCGGGCGTCAACAACGACCTGGGCTACCTCTACGCCGATCAGGGCAAGAACCTGGAGAAGGCGGAGGCCATGATCCGCAAGGCCCTCAAGGAGGACCCGGACAACTACGCCTACCTCGACAGCCTGGGCTGGGCCCTCTTCAAGCAGGGCAAGCTCAAGGAGGCCGTCGAGCCGCTGGAGAAGGCCGTCGAGCTTCACAAGGAGGCCGAGAAGCGCGGCCTCTCCTCGCCCGACGCCACCCTCCCGGACCACCTGGGAGACGTCTATCTCCAGATGCGCGAGGTCGAGAAGGCCCGCACCTGGTGGCGCGAAGCCGAACAGGCCGCCGCCCGCAGCACGCCCCCCGACAAGCGCCTGGACGAGATCCGCAAGAAGCTGGCCTCGCTGGACGCCCTCGAAGAGGAACCCAAGCCTTCCACCGGACAGACCCCTTGATCGATCGGACTCGATCGACCCGACCCGGCCCGATACACGACCGGGGGGGACGTCGGATCGACGCCCCCCTCGGGCCTTCCCCAGCGGGCCGACGCTCGAGCGCCGGCCCGTCGTCGTCCCTGCGGCGACCCGGCGTTCGACGAGACGCCTGACGCGAACCGGCCGGGCGCGGCCGCCAGAGAGAGGAGCCGAGATCCCAGATGGCAGGACATTCCCACTCCGCGAACATCGCCCATCGCAAGGGCGCGGTCGACGCCAAGCGCGGCAAGCTGTTCAGCAAGCTCTGCCGGGCCATCTACGTCGCCGCCCGCAACGGCGGCCCCGACCCCGCCGCCAACCTCCGCCTCCGCTATGCGATCGACAAGGCCCGGCAGTTCTCCTGTCCCAAGGACAACATCGAGCGCTCGATCAAGAAGGCCACCGGCGAACTGGGGGCCGAGAACTTCGAGGAGGTCATGTACGAGGGCTACGGCCCCTCGGGCGTGGCCGTGCTCTGCGAGGTGCTGACCGACAACCGCAACCGCACCGCCGGCGACCTGCGGCGGATCTTCGAGGCCTCCGGCGGCAACCTCGGCGCGACCGGCTGCGTGAACTACCTCTTCACCTACAAGGGGCTGTTCCTCGTCGAGTCCAAGCACGTCGTCGAGGACGCCCTGATGGAAGTCGCCCTGGAAGCCGGCGCCGACGACGTCGAGCTGATCGAGGGCTACTTCGAGGTCACCTGCGACCCCAAGCAGTTCGAGACCGTCCGCAAGGCCCTGGAAGACGCCAGGATCCCCACCGAGAGCGCCGAGACGAGCTACCTGCCGGCCACCTACGTCGACCTCGACGTCGACTCCGGCAAGAAGATGCTCAGGCTCAAGGACCTCCTCGACGAGAACGACGACGTCCAGAACGTCTACGCCAACGACAACATCCCCGAGGAAGTCCTCGCCGGCTGACCCCGCGCCGTCGCCCCCAAGTCGATCCCCGCCCTCACCTCACCCCGGCCGTGCCGACCTGCGAGGACCCCAGCGTGAACCCGCCGCCGGGGTTGGGCCGGGCGAGGAGGCGAGGAAGCTCGACCTGATCGAAGAACGCGTAGTTGGGCTGTTCGAATTTCCTGACGTGGTCGGCCAGAGATTCGTTGGGGCCGAGGTGGGCGATGTCGAAATGGGGGACCGAGGAGGAGCCGGACTCCCAGGCGGACTGCCCCTTGTAAGCGAGCTGGATCCGACTGATCTGGGGGCGGACCTTGAACCTGTCGGTGCGGAATCCGGCCCCCATCGTGCGGTAGGAGATCTCCTCCTCCTTGCCGGTCTCGACGACGGGGAGGAGCACCAACGCGGAGCCTGGCGCGACCTTCACCTGAATCTGGGCGAGCTTCGCGGTCAGCGATTCGACGACCTTCTCGCGCTTCGAGGCGTCGGCGACGCCCGCCGCGTCGATCGAGACGGTCGCGCCGGGGCGGACGATGAAGAAGTTGGGATCGGCCAGGGCCTGCTTGAGCGACTGCCGGACGATCGGCTGCGGGAGCCGCGCGGGGATCAGGGCGCCGGCCTGGTTCTGGCGGGCGGCGAGCAGGAACCAGCAGAGCCCGTCGCGGTCGCGGGCGGCCTGTTCGGCCCCCTGGTAGTCCCAGAGCTTGACCTGGCTTTCCACGTCGATCAGGTAACGCCCGCCGACGAGGAGGTGATCCTCGTCGGTCCAGAGCGGGGGATTGTCCGGGGCGACGGCGATCGGGCTGAGCTGAAGATCGCGGTGGAGCGTCCCGTCCTCGGTATTCCAGACGAACGCCTTGCCGACCGTGAGGCAGGCGAACCGCTTGCCCGAGGGGGAGAATCCGAAGCTCGGCCACGGGGTCTGCGTCAGCGGCATGGCCTGCACCGCGGCGATCTGCCCGGCCTCGACGTCCAGCAGGCCGACCTTCCCCTCGTGGGCGAAGGCCAGGAACTTGCCGTCGGGGGAGACGGCGGGCACGCAGCCGTCGGTCGTCTGGAGCGTCAGGCTCGGCCGCACCGGGTCCAGGTCCCAGAGCACCAGCTTGCCGCCGCCTATGGTCGCGAACCGCTTCGGCCCGAGGAACGCGGCCCACTTCACGTCACGCGCGGGGCCCTGGGCGTCGTCGTAGGGGGCGAACCGCCAGGCCTTGACGAGCCCCTGCGCGGTGAGGTTCCAGAGTTCGAGCCGGTCGGCGTTGCCGAAGCCGAACTCGTCCTTCCGCATCAAGACCTGATCGCCCGCGTCGGAGAGGGCCAGGGGCGCCAGCACGCCCGATGATTTCACCACGCCCAGGGTCTTGCCGGCCTTGAGGTCGCAGACCGCGATCCGGGTGGTCCCGGGCTTGGGGTTGTCCAGCGTGTAGCCGACCACCGCGTAACTCCCGGCGACGTTGACCGCGAAGCCCTTCTGGTGCTCGAAGAAGTCGGTCGTGGCGGGGATCGGCACGCCCCGAGGCCGCGCGGCCGGGGCGGTCTCGGCGGCGGGCGGCGCGGCGGGGGCGATCGCGATCTTCCAGGCGCCTTCGGGCGGAAGTCCGGCGAGCTGGGCGGAGGACCAATCGGGGTCGATCTCGGCGGGCTCGCCGCCGGGGTTCGGGACGGCCGGGTTCGGGAAGCCGAGGTTCGGGGAGGGGGACCCTGGGCGTGCCGCCATCGCGCCGGGGCGGGCGTCGGCGGCCCTGGGCTGGAACGGATCGGCGGCCGGCTTGGGCTTGAACGGGTCTTCCTCGGCCAGCTTCTTCAGGAGGTCCTCGACGTATCGCCGGTCCGCGGAGCAGAGGCGGTCCAGCAGGACCTGCATCTCCTTCCCGTCCGCCTTTCGGAGGACGACGTTCTCCCCCTCTACGCCGACGTAGCGGGCCTGGATCTTGAACCGGCCGCTGACGTCCTTCCACGTCCGCAACTCGGCCTCGCCCTCCTGCGTCGCGGCGGCGGTCGCCGTCGCCGTCGTGG includes:
- a CDS encoding tetratricopeptide repeat protein yields the protein MVGPIRWSAACRAGWTAVALATLAVGFGAGRARAQEPAPKAEPPKADAPEANVPKADAPAAALKPDVTELYNRPGDDPPKPFVPQNPQTVEDRKRIEAVRLYTAARALEDRRAFADAADALLEAYKLDPDSVAIARRLSRLYVGPLARPDLAVDYGKRALAADPSDSETLERLFQFHLQRNDLRACEALLQEVLANPKLEAHAPARTVAWFDLGRLYSSGLNEPEKAADAYAKVMAELDDKASMKLAPADVTRILGNEPAVTYLGFGVVFLAAKRDDLAVRAFERGLVYDDTNPQIPLLLAETYLKSNQGDKALALVDRYIKRQPKGVEAYELLAKVLKALNQEDRITPRLEEASGRDPKNVPLQYVLADRYRETGQVDKAEALYKGLLASQPDPLTYRALAASLLKRKKAGDLLKVLCEAIGRPQGFEAVMPQLQVVATDDALAEEMLDEGLKQLSADPPGLPQAPAFTVLSIIANPDRGDQKTPRLERLLKLQRLMLERSPNPKLYLEVVDTQRRLDQFGDAAATLEEMFAKYPSERKARYLFFLASFYRKTDRDAKALETAREAVKIEPTDPDTQAQAANLLAELGQLDEAVPLFQKLIKDEPGNPMYEFMFGGLLAKYGRNEEAVKFFKEMLDRNAGKDEIAKLIRSNLSIVYVNQGDYAKGEAELETVLERFPEDPGVNNDLGYLYADQGKNLEKAEAMIRKALKEDPDNYAYLDSLGWALFKQGKLKEAVEPLEKAVELHKEAEKRGLSSPDATLPDHLGDVYLQMREVEKARTWWREAEQAAARSTPPDKRLDEIRKKLASLDALEEEPKPSTGQTP
- a CDS encoding YebC/PmpR family DNA-binding transcriptional regulator, whose protein sequence is MAGHSHSANIAHRKGAVDAKRGKLFSKLCRAIYVAARNGGPDPAANLRLRYAIDKARQFSCPKDNIERSIKKATGELGAENFEEVMYEGYGPSGVAVLCEVLTDNRNRTAGDLRRIFEASGGNLGATGCVNYLFTYKGLFLVESKHVVEDALMEVALEAGADDVELIEGYFEVTCDPKQFETVRKALEDARIPTESAETSYLPATYVDLDVDSGKKMLRLKDLLDENDDVQNVYANDNIPEEVLAG
- a CDS encoding SHD1 domain-containing protein, with the translated sequence MRAFPSLVAWRRWAISFTILLAASFGPPLATTATATAAATQEGEAELRTWKDVSGRFKIQARYVGVEGENVVLRKADGKEMQVLLDRLCSADRRYVEDLLKKLAEEDPFKPKPAADPFQPRAADARPGAMAARPGSPSPNLGFPNPAVPNPGGEPAEIDPDWSSAQLAGLPPEGAWKIAIAPAAPPAAETAPAARPRGVPIPATTDFFEHQKGFAVNVAGSYAVVGYTLDNPKPGTTRIAVCDLKAGKTLGVVKSSGVLAPLALSDAGDQVLMRKDEFGFGNADRLELWNLTAQGLVKAWRFAPYDDAQGPARDVKWAAFLGPKRFATIGGGKLVLWDLDPVRPSLTLQTTDGCVPAVSPDGKFLAFAHEGKVGLLDVEAGQIAAVQAMPLTQTPWPSFGFSPSGKRFACLTVGKAFVWNTEDGTLHRDLQLSPIAVAPDNPPLWTDEDHLLVGGRYLIDVESQVKLWDYQGAEQAARDRDGLCWFLLAARQNQAGALIPARLPQPIVRQSLKQALADPNFFIVRPGATVSIDAAGVADASKREKVVESLTAKLAQIQVKVAPGSALVLLPVVETGKEEEISYRTMGAGFRTDRFKVRPQISRIQLAYKGQSAWESGSSSVPHFDIAHLGPNESLADHVRKFEQPNYAFFDQVELPRLLARPNPGGGFTLGSSQVGTAGVR